The following proteins come from a genomic window of Trifolium pratense cultivar HEN17-A07 linkage group LG4, ARS_RC_1.1, whole genome shotgun sequence:
- the LOC123921571 gene encoding protein NRT1/ PTR FAMILY 1.2-like isoform X2: MEKKKELELSSPHTKISSQNDIISQPQTHNKGGFITMPFIIANESLARVATLGLLPNMILYLMGSYNLHLSKATHILLLSVATTNFMPLIGAFIADSHLGRFLAVGLGSIITFMGMLLLWLTAMIPQARPPPCNPATESCKFATTAQVAILISSLALMSIGNGGLQCSMAFGADQVNRKDNPNNQRALEIFFNWFLNKACFIRSPEKDIASDGSATDPWSLCTTDQVEEFKAIIKVIPLWSTSILMSLNIGGSFGLLQAKSLNRHITRNFEVPAGSLTVIMIFTIFIWIALYDRVIIPLASKLYGKQVRISAKNRMGLGLFFSFIHLVTAAIVETIRRRRAIVEGYGNDPHAMLNMSAMWLFPQLCLGGIAEAFNVIGQNEFYYTEFPKTMSSIASSLFGLGMAIGYVTSSFLFSVIERVTSKGGKDGWISDNINKGRFDKYYWVIATVSGVNILYYLVCSWAYGATADIESKVSEENDSNEEELPLIDFKNEGSYDKNRLVKKS, from the exons ATGGAGAAGAAGAAGGAACTAGAGCTTTCTTCACCTCATACCAAAATCAGTTCCCAAAATGACATCATTTCACAACCTCAAACACACAACAAGGGTGGCTTCATTACTATGCCTTTCATCATAG CAAATGAATCACTTGCTAGAGTGGCAACATTAGGATTATTGCCAAATATGATACTTTATTTGATGGGAAGTTACAATCTTCATTTATCCAAAGCTACTCATATACTACTTTTATCTGTTGCAACCACCAATTTCATGCCTCTTATTGGTGCTTTCATTGCTGATTCTCATCTGGGTCGGTTCCTTGCTGTTGGTTTAGGTTCTATCATCACTTTTATG GGAATGTTACTCTTATGGCTAACAGCAATGATCCCACAAGCAAGGCCTCCTCCTTGCAATCCTGCAACTGAAAGCTGTAAATTTGCAACAACTGCACAAGTGGCAATATTAATTTCTTCACTTGCTCTTATGTCCATTGGAAATGGTGGCCTTCAATGCTCCATGGCATTCGGTGCGGACCAGGTGAATAGAAAAGACAACCCTAATAACCAAAGAGCCTTGGAAATATTCTTCAATTG GTTTCTGAATAAAGCTTGCTTCATTAGAAGTCCAGAAAAAGATATAGCCTCTGACGGATCAGCCACGGATCCTTGGAGTTTATGCACAACAGATCAAGTAGAAGAATTTAAAGCTATTATCAAAGTTATTCCCTTGTGGTCGACAAGTATACTGATGTCACTCAACATTGGAGGCTCATTTGGATTGTTGCAAGCGAAATCACTGAATAGACACATCACTCGAAACTTTGAAGTTCCAGCCGGTTCTCTTACTGTAATCATGATATTCACAATATTCATATGGATAGCTCTTTATGATCGTGTCATTATTCCTCTAGCCTCGAAGCTCTATGGAAAACAAGTTAGGATTAGTGCTAAGAACAGAATGGGACTTGgattgtttttctcttttatcCACTTGGTAACCGCAGCAATCGTTGAGACTATAAGGCGAAGAAGAGCGATCGTAGAAGGATACGGTAACGATCCTCACGCAATGTTGAACATGTCTGCAATGTGGCTTTTTCCTCAACTTTGTTTGGGTGGTATAGCTGAAGCATTCAATGTTATAGGCCAAAATGAGTTCTACTACACTGAATTTCCTAAAACTATGTCGAGCATTGCTTCTTCCCTTTTCGGACTTGGAATGGCCATAGGATATGTGACATCTTCTTTTTTATTCAGCGTTATCGAAAGGGTAACCTCGAAAGGTGGAAAAGATGGATGGATTTCGGATAATATTAACAAGGGTCGATTCGACAAGTATTATTGGGTTATTGCCACAGTGAGTGGTGTTAATATACTGTATTATCTAGTATGTAGTTGGGCTTATGGAGCTACTGCTGATATAGAATCAAAGGTAAGTGAAGAAAATGATTCAAATGAGGAAGAATTACCATTGATTGACTTCAAAAATGAGGGTTCATATGACAAGAATAGATTAGTGAAAAAATCTTGA
- the LOC123921571 gene encoding protein NRT1/ PTR FAMILY 1.2-like isoform X1, which translates to MEKKKELELSSPHTKISSQNDIISQPQTHNKGGFITMPFIIANESLARVATLGLLPNMILYLMGSYNLHLSKATHILLLSVATTNFMPLIGAFIADSHLGRFLAVGLGSIITFMGMLLLWLTAMIPQARPPPCNPATESCKFATTAQVAILISSLALMSIGNGGLQCSMAFGADQVNRKDNPNNQRALEIFFNWYYASSAISVIIAFTGIVYIQDHLGWKLGFGVPAALMFFSTFFFFLASPLYVKNKANSSLFTGFVRVIVAAFKNRKLRLPPKNSVGMYHHMKDSEFVVPTDKLRFLNKACFIRSPEKDIASDGSATDPWSLCTTDQVEEFKAIIKVIPLWSTSILMSLNIGGSFGLLQAKSLNRHITRNFEVPAGSLTVIMIFTIFIWIALYDRVIIPLASKLYGKQVRISAKNRMGLGLFFSFIHLVTAAIVETIRRRRAIVEGYGNDPHAMLNMSAMWLFPQLCLGGIAEAFNVIGQNEFYYTEFPKTMSSIASSLFGLGMAIGYVTSSFLFSVIERVTSKGGKDGWISDNINKGRFDKYYWVIATVSGVNILYYLVCSWAYGATADIESKVSEENDSNEEELPLIDFKNEGSYDKNRLVKKS; encoded by the exons ATGGAGAAGAAGAAGGAACTAGAGCTTTCTTCACCTCATACCAAAATCAGTTCCCAAAATGACATCATTTCACAACCTCAAACACACAACAAGGGTGGCTTCATTACTATGCCTTTCATCATAG CAAATGAATCACTTGCTAGAGTGGCAACATTAGGATTATTGCCAAATATGATACTTTATTTGATGGGAAGTTACAATCTTCATTTATCCAAAGCTACTCATATACTACTTTTATCTGTTGCAACCACCAATTTCATGCCTCTTATTGGTGCTTTCATTGCTGATTCTCATCTGGGTCGGTTCCTTGCTGTTGGTTTAGGTTCTATCATCACTTTTATG GGAATGTTACTCTTATGGCTAACAGCAATGATCCCACAAGCAAGGCCTCCTCCTTGCAATCCTGCAACTGAAAGCTGTAAATTTGCAACAACTGCACAAGTGGCAATATTAATTTCTTCACTTGCTCTTATGTCCATTGGAAATGGTGGCCTTCAATGCTCCATGGCATTCGGTGCGGACCAGGTGAATAGAAAAGACAACCCTAATAACCAAAGAGCCTTGGAAATATTCTTCAATTGGTACTATGCTTCCTCAGCTATTTCTGTCATAATTGCATTCACAGGAATAGTTTATATCCAAGATCATCTTGGATGGAAACTTGGTTTTGGTGTTCCGGCCGCACTTATGTTCTTTTccactttctttttcttccttgCTTCTCCACTTTATGTAAAGAATAAAGCAAATAGCAGCTTGTTTACTGGTTTTGTACGAGTGATCGTTGCGGCTTTTAAGAACAGGAAACTTCGACTACCACCTAAGAACTCGGTTGGAATGTATCATCATATGAAGGACTCTGAGTTTGTTGTTCCAACTGATAAACTAAG GTTTCTGAATAAAGCTTGCTTCATTAGAAGTCCAGAAAAAGATATAGCCTCTGACGGATCAGCCACGGATCCTTGGAGTTTATGCACAACAGATCAAGTAGAAGAATTTAAAGCTATTATCAAAGTTATTCCCTTGTGGTCGACAAGTATACTGATGTCACTCAACATTGGAGGCTCATTTGGATTGTTGCAAGCGAAATCACTGAATAGACACATCACTCGAAACTTTGAAGTTCCAGCCGGTTCTCTTACTGTAATCATGATATTCACAATATTCATATGGATAGCTCTTTATGATCGTGTCATTATTCCTCTAGCCTCGAAGCTCTATGGAAAACAAGTTAGGATTAGTGCTAAGAACAGAATGGGACTTGgattgtttttctcttttatcCACTTGGTAACCGCAGCAATCGTTGAGACTATAAGGCGAAGAAGAGCGATCGTAGAAGGATACGGTAACGATCCTCACGCAATGTTGAACATGTCTGCAATGTGGCTTTTTCCTCAACTTTGTTTGGGTGGTATAGCTGAAGCATTCAATGTTATAGGCCAAAATGAGTTCTACTACACTGAATTTCCTAAAACTATGTCGAGCATTGCTTCTTCCCTTTTCGGACTTGGAATGGCCATAGGATATGTGACATCTTCTTTTTTATTCAGCGTTATCGAAAGGGTAACCTCGAAAGGTGGAAAAGATGGATGGATTTCGGATAATATTAACAAGGGTCGATTCGACAAGTATTATTGGGTTATTGCCACAGTGAGTGGTGTTAATATACTGTATTATCTAGTATGTAGTTGGGCTTATGGAGCTACTGCTGATATAGAATCAAAGGTAAGTGAAGAAAATGATTCAAATGAGGAAGAATTACCATTGATTGACTTCAAAAATGAGGGTTCATATGACAAGAATAGATTAGTGAAAAAATCTTGA
- the LOC123921996 gene encoding uncharacterized protein LOC123921996 produces MDPGGNTLHLCVDSRCLIFQISRADSIPPNFRKFLLNGDCKFAGFWNKWHRKKLADSKHGLLMYAGSFNLRWIEPSLRDEWTEEIIHKGLGFKVERSEQAIGVDHFSVTIKLFMLALKLTALSSLPGTSSWVIMCSSNDQVVI; encoded by the coding sequence ATGGATCCTGGTGGAAACACACTGCATCTCTGCGTCGATAGCCGATGCCTGATTTTCCAGATCTCTCGGGCTGATTCCATACCTCCAAACTTTCGCAAATTCCTTTTGAACGGTGACTGTAAATTCGCAGGGTTTTGGAACAAATGGCATCGCAAGAAGCTTGCTGACTCGAAGCATGGTTTGTTGATGTACGCGGGTAGTTTTAATCTCAGGTGGATAGAGCCAAGTCTCCGTGATGAATGGACTGAGGAGATTATTCACAAGGGTCTCGGATTCAAAGTGGAAAGATCAGAGCAAGCGATTGGAGTGGACCATTTCTCAGTGACGATCAAGTTGTTTATGCTTGCGTTGAAGCTTACTGCGCTTTCATCTTTGCCAGGAACTTCAAGCTGGGTGATTATGTGTTCTAGTAATGATCAAGTTGTCATCTAA